A portion of the Hymenobacter gelipurpurascens genome contains these proteins:
- a CDS encoding RibD family protein, giving the protein MKPRLICHMMSSLDGRIILSRWGAQPNTKEYETTAATFEAEAWLCGRVTMEKDFTDGLAPDLKPVTEPLDRSDFVAEHGAESFAVAVDAHGKLGWESGYIDDDHVISVLTEQVPDAYLAYLREKGVSYIFGGTTELDFAAVLEKLGQLFPIRTILLEGGGHLNGSLLRAGLVDELSLLHYPVVDGAATSPTIFEQGEQPGPPRSFKLLSVEQRPGGILWLRYEAGVA; this is encoded by the coding sequence ATGAAACCTCGCCTGATTTGCCACATGATGAGTTCCCTGGATGGGCGCATCATTCTGAGCCGCTGGGGCGCTCAGCCCAATACCAAAGAATACGAAACCACCGCCGCCACCTTTGAGGCCGAGGCCTGGCTATGTGGCCGCGTAACCATGGAGAAAGACTTCACGGATGGCCTAGCGCCTGACCTGAAGCCCGTGACCGAGCCCCTGGACCGCTCCGATTTCGTGGCCGAGCACGGCGCCGAGTCGTTTGCGGTGGCGGTGGATGCGCACGGCAAGCTGGGCTGGGAGTCGGGGTACATTGATGACGACCACGTTATCAGCGTGCTCACGGAGCAAGTGCCCGATGCGTACCTGGCCTACCTGCGCGAGAAGGGTGTCTCGTACATCTTCGGGGGCACCACAGAGCTGGACTTTGCAGCGGTGCTGGAGAAGCTAGGCCAGTTGTTCCCCATCCGGACGATTCTGCTGGAAGGCGGCGGCCACCTCAACGGTTCCTTGTTGCGGGCCGGCTTGGTGGATGAGCTGAGCCTGCTGCACTACCCCGTGGTGGATGGCGCCGCTACCTCCCCCACCATCTTCGAGCAGGGCGAGCAGCCCGGGCCACCCCGGTCATTTAAGCTCTTGAGCGTAGAGCAGCGCCCCGGAGGCATTCTGTGGCTGCGCTACGAGGCCGGAGTGGCCTAA